A portion of the Chondrinema litorale genome contains these proteins:
- a CDS encoding lycopene cyclase family protein — MNLSTEEEKADIIIAGAGAAGLLLAFQIAQEPKLSGKKVLLIDKTKRYGNDHTWCFWSKEKTPFDDILSNSWEELEFLSNSFQQNFNLQPYRYKMLKSASFYQFVWQKLASHPNIQFIEAEINDVVDNEKQVELISSAGNFYCDLLFDSRFSQDWIKQITSKSNLQLQHFLGYTIKTDIDSFDPETIRMFDFRIPQSGEVRFVYVLPLSKNEALIEFTVFSGNTLSEKTYKEVLENYISNFFNISDYRILEEEAGIIPMTDYFFERKNGDRIINIGTRGGLCKPSTGYAFNRMWQDAKHLVSELVKHEAEVEKINLKKLEIRYQIYDAMLLDIIRRDGGKISEIFTQMFKNNPIQRVFRFLDEETTFAEDFKVMKSVPSFPFFISIFNLFRNR, encoded by the coding sequence ATGAATTTATCAACCGAAGAGGAAAAGGCTGATATTATTATTGCAGGAGCTGGTGCAGCGGGTTTGCTTTTAGCATTTCAAATAGCACAAGAACCGAAGTTATCGGGTAAAAAAGTATTATTAATTGACAAAACAAAAAGGTATGGTAACGACCATACCTGGTGTTTTTGGAGCAAAGAAAAAACTCCTTTTGACGATATTCTTTCTAATAGTTGGGAGGAGTTAGAATTTTTGAGCAATTCATTTCAGCAAAACTTCAATCTACAACCTTATAGATATAAGATGCTCAAAAGTGCATCTTTTTATCAATTTGTCTGGCAAAAACTGGCATCACATCCAAATATCCAATTTATTGAAGCTGAAATAAATGATGTTGTTGATAATGAAAAGCAGGTTGAACTGATTTCATCAGCAGGCAATTTCTATTGTGATTTGCTTTTCGATAGTCGATTCAGTCAAGATTGGATTAAACAAATCACCTCAAAGTCTAACCTTCAATTACAGCATTTTTTAGGATATACTATAAAAACTGATATCGATAGTTTCGATCCTGAAACTATTAGAATGTTTGATTTTAGGATTCCTCAATCTGGCGAAGTGAGATTTGTTTATGTTTTGCCATTATCAAAAAATGAAGCTCTCATAGAGTTCACCGTTTTTTCTGGTAATACATTATCAGAAAAAACTTATAAAGAAGTCCTAGAGAATTATATCTCCAATTTTTTTAATATCTCAGATTATCGAATTCTCGAAGAAGAGGCGGGCATAATTCCAATGACAGATTATTTTTTTGAAAGAAAGAATGGTGATAGAATAATCAATATTGGGACACGAGGTGGATTGTGTAAGCCTTCAACAGGTTATGCATTTAATAGAATGTGGCAAGATGCAAAGCATTTAGTTTCTGAACTTGTAAAGCATGAAGCTGAGGTTGAAAAAATCAATTTGAAAAAATTAGAAATAAGGTATCAAATTTACGATGCCATGTTGTTAGATATTATAAGAAGAGATGGCGGGAAAATATCTGAAATATTTACTCAAATGTTTAAAAATAATCCAATACAGCGTGTATTCAGGTTTTTAGATGAAGAGACTACTTTTGCAGAAGACTTTAAAGTGATGAAATCTGTACCCTCATTTCCCTTTTTTATTTCTATTTTTAACCTGTTTAGAAATAGATAA
- a CDS encoding metal-dependent transcriptional regulator produces MDFSSAEENYLKAIYHLSEQQKEEVSTNSIADELQTKPASVSDMLKKLAAKKVINYVKYKGVTLTNKGRSVALWIVRKHRLWEVFLVEKLKFNWDEVHEVAEQLEHIKSRRMIERLDKFLGFPKFDPHGDPIPDKNGNIAVLTAKPLAEGITGNSYKVVSVSDSDAALLQYLDKMGISIGTVLQITDKIVYDSSIEINIEKQNRQQLISKMVSENILVVDI; encoded by the coding sequence ATGGATTTTAGTAGTGCCGAGGAAAATTATCTTAAGGCTATTTATCATCTTTCTGAACAACAAAAAGAGGAGGTAAGCACCAATTCTATCGCTGATGAGTTGCAAACTAAACCAGCTTCTGTAAGTGATATGCTTAAAAAGCTAGCGGCTAAAAAGGTTATCAATTATGTGAAGTACAAAGGTGTAACGCTTACAAACAAAGGAAGGAGTGTAGCATTGTGGATTGTGCGAAAACATAGGCTTTGGGAAGTGTTTTTGGTTGAAAAGCTCAAGTTTAATTGGGACGAAGTGCATGAAGTGGCAGAGCAGTTGGAGCATATTAAATCCAGAAGAATGATTGAAAGGCTTGATAAGTTTCTGGGTTTTCCCAAATTTGATCCCCACGGTGATCCGATACCTGATAAAAATGGCAATATAGCTGTGCTTACAGCCAAACCACTTGCAGAAGGCATAACTGGTAATTCTTATAAAGTAGTTTCTGTAAGCGATAGCGATGCGGCATTGCTGCAATACCTCGATAAAATGGGTATTTCCATAGGAACTGTGCTGCAAATAACAGATAAGATTGTTTATGATAGTTCAATTGAAATAAATATTGAAAAGCAGAACCGACAGCAATTAATCTCTAAAATGGTTTCAGAAAATATACTCGTAGTAGACATTTAA
- a CDS encoding M42 family metallopeptidase, which yields MKDIIDLELLTDIVKTPGAPGYESRIRNRVIEEIKDLVDEWYIDHIGNLICVKKGSKNPDGKKLMYAAHLDEISFMVTHIDDAGFLKFHTLGGFDPKTLTSMRVIVHGKEDLPGVMGCKPIHIMSPEERTKAPKISDFYIDLGLSKEEVEKYVSVGDTITRKQEIIQMGNLINGKSFDNRLSVYILIETLKQLKTIPYDLYAVFTVQEEVGLRGASVASHGINPDFGIAIDVTIANDTPGVPGHEKVTELGKGTAVKIFDASTICDYRMVDFLKRTATNSEITWQSEILTAGGTDTAGIQRMGKNGAIAGALSIPLRYVHQVIETAHPEDIKSTIDLLVKASESIDTYNWEHR from the coding sequence ATGAAAGATATAATCGATTTAGAACTTCTTACCGATATTGTTAAAACCCCTGGTGCACCGGGTTATGAGTCTCGAATCAGAAATAGAGTGATAGAAGAGATAAAGGATCTTGTTGATGAATGGTATATCGATCATATCGGAAACCTGATTTGTGTAAAGAAAGGAAGCAAAAATCCTGATGGTAAAAAACTGATGTATGCGGCTCATTTAGACGAAATATCATTTATGGTAACCCATATCGATGATGCTGGATTCTTAAAGTTTCATACCTTAGGTGGCTTCGATCCCAAAACACTTACTTCTATGAGAGTAATTGTACATGGTAAAGAAGATTTACCTGGTGTAATGGGTTGCAAGCCAATTCACATTATGTCTCCAGAAGAAAGAACCAAAGCTCCTAAGATTAGTGATTTCTATATTGATTTGGGATTGAGCAAAGAAGAGGTTGAAAAGTATGTATCAGTAGGAGATACGATTACCAGAAAGCAAGAAATTATTCAAATGGGTAACCTAATAAACGGAAAATCTTTTGATAACAGACTTTCTGTTTATATTCTAATTGAAACATTAAAGCAGTTAAAAACTATCCCTTACGATTTATACGCTGTTTTTACAGTACAAGAAGAAGTGGGACTGAGAGGTGCAAGTGTAGCGAGTCATGGGATAAATCCAGATTTTGGTATTGCAATAGATGTTACTATTGCTAATGATACGCCAGGTGTTCCGGGGCACGAAAAAGTTACTGAACTTGGAAAAGGAACCGCAGTAAAGATTTTTGATGCTAGTACGATCTGTGATTATAGAATGGTAGATTTCCTGAAAAGGACAGCAACCAATAGCGAAATTACATGGCAATCTGAGATTTTAACTGCAGGTGGTACAGATACAGCAGGAATACAGAGAATGGGAAAAAATGGAGCTATTGCAGGTGCTCTTTCAATTCCTTTAAGATATGTGCATCAAGTTATAGAAACAGCTCACCCTGAGGATATTAAGTCGACTATAGATTTACTTGTAAAGGCTTCTGAAAGCATAGATACTTACAATTGGGAGCACAGATAA
- a CDS encoding energy transducer TonB, with translation MLRFLDSVGMFGVAVFFLVLVIGLIFLFKFLIEKRSGELISENRNSDFLTKKFYSVDVNKYSGLFANIGIAISLAMVLAAFEYPDFDEQELVDLGTLQAEVEEMMEIPPTEQLPPPPPKIETPQIVEVPDEEEIEEEIEIDLDMEADEETVIEEIIVEEEPVEEETVQEIFEIVEESAEPDGGYAEFYKYVKKKIKYPNQAKRMGVEGKVYVQFVVDTDGTIIDVKAIRGIGAGCDEEAVRILQGSPKWKPGKQRGRAVKQRIVLPINFKLG, from the coding sequence ATGTTAAGGTTTCTTGATTCAGTTGGAATGTTCGGCGTTGCCGTATTCTTTTTAGTCCTTGTAATTGGACTCATCTTTCTTTTCAAATTTCTTATTGAAAAGCGTAGTGGTGAGCTAATTTCAGAAAATAGAAATTCAGATTTTCTTACTAAGAAATTCTACTCTGTTGATGTAAATAAGTACAGTGGTCTTTTTGCTAACATTGGTATAGCGATCAGTTTGGCAATGGTACTTGCAGCTTTCGAATATCCTGATTTCGATGAGCAAGAACTTGTTGACCTTGGTACTCTTCAAGCTGAAGTAGAAGAAATGATGGAAATTCCTCCTACAGAGCAATTACCTCCTCCTCCTCCAAAAATTGAAACTCCTCAAATTGTAGAGGTTCCAGATGAAGAGGAAATTGAAGAAGAAATCGAGATCGACCTTGACATGGAAGCTGATGAAGAAACTGTAATTGAAGAAATTATAGTTGAGGAAGAGCCCGTTGAAGAAGAAACAGTTCAAGAAATTTTCGAAATTGTAGAAGAAAGTGCTGAGCCAGATGGCGGTTATGCAGAATTCTACAAATACGTGAAGAAAAAAATTAAATACCCTAACCAAGCAAAAAGAATGGGTGTTGAAGGTAAAGTATACGTGCAGTTCGTAGTAGATACTGATGGAACAATTATCGATGTAAAAGCGATTAGAGGTATCGGTGCAGGATGTGACGAAGAAGCAGTAAGAATCTTACAAGGTTCTCCAAAATGGAAGCCAGGTAAGCAAAGAGGTAGAGCTGTAAAACAAAGAATTGTACTTCCTATCAACTTTAAGCTTGGATAA
- a CDS encoding helix-turn-helix domain-containing protein, with product MRNEIPLLNILFRIEDGEDVGNSKNLFENAYNVIRLQDVKDASHCLKRVHRCGFNGIYLQLEGKSIHHLDEKNLELEKNDLLFLREFQVHQLCSLSDNSKGYLLIFSHFFYETFTEKTFLASFSFFSENNRDFPVQKISKQAAIELKDIFEHSITEFTLHNTNKRIDQILWAYLHILLIKTEQSIGLHESNYIDHGTPLFLRFEELLQENFAEHLSVANYAEMLSISPNYLNHICKKIHGKNAKRIIDERLLLEAKRQLFSGKQSVSEIAFNLNFKDASYFSRFFKKLSGENPETYRNKHILE from the coding sequence ATGAGGAATGAGATACCATTACTGAATATTTTATTTAGAATTGAAGATGGCGAAGATGTAGGAAACAGTAAAAATCTGTTCGAAAATGCCTATAATGTCATCAGATTACAAGATGTAAAAGATGCATCGCATTGTTTAAAAAGAGTCCACAGGTGTGGGTTTAATGGGATTTACCTGCAATTAGAAGGTAAATCTATCCATCATTTAGACGAAAAGAATCTCGAACTAGAAAAGAATGATCTACTTTTCTTAAGAGAATTTCAAGTTCATCAACTTTGTTCATTAAGTGACAATAGCAAAGGTTATTTGTTGATTTTTAGTCACTTCTTCTACGAAACGTTCACTGAAAAAACATTTCTTGCTTCTTTCTCTTTTTTTAGTGAAAATAATAGAGACTTTCCTGTACAAAAAATATCTAAACAAGCTGCTATAGAGCTAAAAGATATTTTTGAACACTCCATTACAGAATTTACTTTGCATAATACCAACAAAAGAATTGATCAAATTCTCTGGGCATATTTGCATATTTTACTAATTAAAACAGAACAAAGCATTGGACTACATGAGTCGAATTATATAGATCATGGCACACCTTTATTTCTTCGGTTTGAAGAATTGCTACAAGAAAATTTCGCAGAGCATCTTTCTGTTGCCAATTATGCAGAAATGTTGAGTATTTCGCCTAATTACCTTAATCATATTTGTAAAAAAATACATGGCAAAAATGCCAAAAGGATAATTGATGAGCGTCTATTATTAGAAGCAAAAAGACAATTATTTTCCGGAAAACAATCTGTGTCCGAAATTGCTTTTAATCTTAACTTTAAAGATGCTTCTTATTTTAGCCGCTTTTTTAAAAAACTTAGTGGCGAAAACCCTGAAACTTACAGGAATAAGCATATATTAGAATGA
- a CDS encoding universal stress protein, producing MYKINDILVALDLSAMDDVLLKYAAKISKHLQPEKIYLTHVAKEKDLPEELVKAYPGLITPLDEILGNQIKSNYEKFFDEELKAKVEVIVTEGSPEKIILDLVKDKDIELVLLGRKNDLKGEGVKAHKLAKILPCTIGFVPEILPESFNKILTPTDFSSSSQMALEFAATVSEMNPGSTITCFHAYNIPSGYSSTGKSFEEFSDIMKDNAKKRFDVQMKNLSWEDTSSISCKFELTEQGEESETMYDFAVEEGYDAIVMGSKGRTGMASLLLGSTAEKLIEFNKSLPVFIVKNKKSNMSFIDALLKL from the coding sequence ATGTACAAAATTAATGACATATTGGTGGCATTGGATTTATCAGCAATGGATGATGTATTGTTGAAGTATGCTGCTAAAATATCTAAACACTTACAACCTGAAAAAATATATTTGACTCACGTTGCCAAAGAGAAAGATTTACCGGAGGAATTAGTGAAAGCTTATCCGGGTTTAATCACTCCTTTGGATGAAATATTGGGTAACCAGATTAAAAGTAATTATGAAAAATTCTTTGACGAAGAGCTCAAGGCTAAAGTTGAAGTGATAGTTACTGAAGGTAGTCCCGAAAAAATAATTCTAGATCTGGTAAAAGATAAAGATATAGAGTTGGTTTTACTCGGTAGAAAAAATGATTTAAAAGGAGAAGGTGTAAAAGCACATAAATTGGCGAAGATTCTCCCTTGTACAATTGGATTTGTACCAGAGATTCTTCCTGAATCTTTTAATAAAATCTTAACTCCAACAGATTTTTCTAGCAGTTCGCAGATGGCTCTTGAGTTTGCTGCCACTGTTTCAGAGATGAATCCTGGCTCAACAATTACTTGTTTTCATGCCTATAATATACCAAGCGGATACTCTTCAACAGGTAAATCTTTCGAAGAGTTTTCTGATATTATGAAGGATAATGCAAAAAAGAGGTTTGATGTTCAAATGAAGAATTTATCTTGGGAAGATACAAGCAGCATTTCCTGTAAATTTGAATTAACCGAACAAGGAGAAGAAAGTGAGACTATGTACGATTTTGCTGTAGAAGAAGGTTACGATGCAATTGTAATGGGTTCTAAGGGAAGAACTGGAATGGCTTCGCTCTTACTTGGAAGTACAGCAGAAAAGCTCATTGAATTCAACAAAAGTTTGCCGGTTTTCATTGTGAAAAATAAGAAGAGCAACATGAGCTTTATCGATGCTTTGTTGAAACTCTAA
- a CDS encoding alpha-amylase family glycosyl hydrolase, with amino-acid sequence MMKNTAFIFLFSVISSLVLLSCDSSQKENKDNMSSKNKASKQTGKLAYRNGGVTYEVFVQSFFDANNDGIGDLQGLTQKLDYIADLGAEAIWLMPVHPSPSYHKYDVIDYYDIHKDYGTLEDFKHFVEEAHQRNLKVILDLVINHTSDQNQWFKESIKGKDNPYRDFYIWADLDTIKEVGETKEVTGDSDNKYLWNEAPGNEEKYFGFFWKGMPDLNYDHPTVREEVYKIGKFWLTEINIDGFRLDAAKHIYPDDRIDDTVEWWIAFRNEMEKAKPDVFLVGEVWDEAKVIAPFLNGLHAIFNFDLSFTLQEALKNEDASQLLDKFITSRKLYKETRPDFYDAIFTTNHDQNRILSELDGNLEKGKLAASILLTLPGSPFIYYGEELGMLGIKPDEKIREPFLWSAKDDTGITKWIEPEYNTASTLNALDIQVADSTSIYNHYKNLIQLRKNNSILREGEIEVVKPKSKKVLCYYRILGDEKILIVHNLGKKSQKFDNELLKGEIIFKTVNKNLSKNTIPAHSSFIISK; translated from the coding sequence ATGATGAAAAATACTGCTTTCATATTTCTATTCAGTGTAATATCGTCGTTGGTTTTGCTTTCTTGTGATTCATCTCAAAAGGAAAATAAAGATAATATGTCATCGAAAAATAAAGCTTCTAAGCAAACCGGAAAACTCGCTTACAGAAATGGTGGAGTTACTTACGAAGTTTTTGTTCAATCATTTTTTGATGCGAATAACGATGGCATCGGAGATTTACAAGGACTTACTCAAAAACTCGATTATATAGCAGATTTAGGTGCAGAAGCAATTTGGTTAATGCCTGTTCATCCCTCACCTTCTTATCATAAATATGATGTAATCGACTATTATGATATACATAAAGATTATGGCACTTTAGAAGATTTTAAGCATTTTGTAGAAGAGGCCCACCAAAGAAATTTGAAGGTGATTTTAGATTTGGTAATCAATCATACATCAGATCAAAATCAATGGTTTAAAGAATCTATAAAAGGCAAAGATAATCCTTATCGAGATTTCTACATTTGGGCAGATTTAGACACAATTAAAGAAGTTGGAGAAACTAAAGAAGTAACTGGTGACTCCGACAATAAATACCTCTGGAACGAAGCTCCCGGAAATGAAGAAAAGTATTTTGGTTTCTTTTGGAAAGGCATGCCCGATCTGAACTACGATCATCCAACGGTGAGAGAAGAAGTTTATAAAATTGGAAAATTCTGGCTTACAGAAATAAATATTGATGGTTTTAGGTTAGATGCAGCCAAACACATTTACCCAGATGATAGAATAGATGATACTGTAGAATGGTGGATTGCTTTTAGAAATGAAATGGAAAAAGCGAAGCCAGATGTATTTTTAGTTGGAGAAGTTTGGGATGAAGCCAAAGTAATCGCACCGTTTTTAAATGGCTTGCATGCTATTTTTAATTTTGATTTGAGTTTTACGCTTCAAGAAGCTTTAAAAAATGAAGATGCTAGCCAATTGCTAGACAAATTTATTACTTCAAGAAAATTGTATAAAGAAACCAGACCAGATTTTTATGATGCCATCTTTACTACCAACCACGATCAAAACAGGATTCTTTCTGAGTTAGATGGCAATTTAGAGAAAGGCAAATTGGCGGCTTCTATATTACTTACGTTGCCCGGCTCACCATTTATCTACTACGGTGAAGAGCTCGGCATGTTAGGTATAAAACCTGACGAAAAGATAAGAGAGCCTTTTTTATGGTCAGCTAAAGATGATACAGGAATTACAAAATGGATTGAGCCAGAATACAATACAGCATCAACTTTAAATGCATTAGATATTCAAGTAGCAGATTCAACCTCAATCTACAATCACTATAAAAACCTGATTCAACTAAGGAAAAATAATAGCATATTGAGAGAAGGTGAAATAGAAGTAGTGAAACCTAAATCGAAAAAAGTGCTATGCTATTACAGAATTCTGGGTGATGAAAAAATTCTAATTGTGCATAATTTAGGTAAGAAGTCTCAAAAATTTGATAATGAACTTCTAAAGGGTGAGATTATATTTAAAACTGTAAACAAGAATTTATCAAAAAATACAATTCCTGCTCACAGTTCTTTTATTATTTCTAAATAA
- a CDS encoding alpha-amylase family glycosyl hydrolase translates to MKNLTAIIPILFIILFMADCQKKDESKLSQELILDENPQGDKIIIYQMMTRLFGNKNSTNKPWGTIEENGVGKFKDINDKALTELKELGITHVWYTGAIEHAVIRDYTEYGISLDDADVVKGRAGSPYAIKDYYDVNPDLADNVQNRMQEFEALIERTHQQGLKVIIDFVPNHVARNYISDAKPEDVKDLGEDDDTSKAFDPNNNFYYITNQAFKVPEDYQALGDNTFPTKDGMFEENPAKATGNDVFSANPSINDWFETVKLNYGVDYQNDRATHFDTVPDTWLKMTDILKYWAGKGVDAFRCDMAEMVPVEFWNYAVTEVKKVNPEIIFIAEIYNPDAYRNYIDTGKFDFLYDKVQLYDTLKNIIQDKGSTANLTEIWQNLNGINKHMLRFLENHDEQRIASPDFAGEAENAIPAMLLSATMYSGPVMIYFGQEVGETGADAEGFGGEDGRTTIFDYWGVPAHQKWMNDGAFDGALLDEKQKGLRKFYKDLLNFTKSSSAIANGKFIDLQPLIKEDESGVSNKCYVYLRNSTEESLLIISNFSSDNNHQISLSIPSDLSAILDGSSFKLQQVLGDPHELNNKSFKTGNDLEFDLPPLEALIFKLTKDE, encoded by the coding sequence ATGAAAAACTTAACTGCAATTATTCCCATCTTATTTATAATTCTATTTATGGCAGATTGTCAAAAGAAAGATGAATCTAAACTTTCTCAAGAACTCATTTTAGATGAAAATCCACAAGGCGATAAAATCATTATTTACCAGATGATGACCCGACTTTTTGGAAATAAAAATTCAACTAACAAACCTTGGGGAACGATAGAAGAAAATGGTGTTGGCAAGTTTAAAGACATCAATGATAAAGCTTTAACAGAACTTAAAGAGCTGGGTATCACGCATGTGTGGTATACTGGTGCAATAGAACATGCTGTAATTAGAGATTATACAGAATACGGAATCTCTTTAGATGATGCGGATGTTGTGAAAGGCAGAGCTGGTTCACCATATGCTATAAAAGACTATTACGATGTAAACCCAGACCTTGCAGATAATGTGCAAAACAGAATGCAAGAGTTCGAAGCATTGATAGAAAGAACTCACCAACAAGGCTTAAAGGTGATTATCGACTTTGTACCTAACCATGTTGCCAGAAATTATATTTCAGATGCAAAACCAGAAGATGTAAAAGACCTCGGAGAAGACGATGATACAAGCAAAGCTTTTGACCCTAACAATAACTTCTACTACATTACAAATCAAGCTTTTAAAGTCCCTGAAGATTACCAAGCATTAGGAGACAACACTTTCCCTACAAAAGATGGAATGTTTGAGGAGAACCCAGCAAAAGCTACTGGTAATGATGTTTTTAGTGCAAACCCAAGTATTAATGATTGGTTTGAAACAGTTAAACTGAATTACGGTGTCGATTATCAAAACGACAGAGCAACCCACTTCGATACTGTTCCAGATACTTGGCTCAAAATGACAGATATCTTAAAATATTGGGCAGGAAAAGGTGTAGATGCTTTCCGTTGTGATATGGCAGAAATGGTTCCTGTAGAGTTTTGGAATTACGCTGTTACAGAAGTGAAGAAAGTGAATCCAGAAATAATATTTATTGCAGAAATCTATAATCCTGATGCATACAGAAATTATATAGATACCGGCAAATTTGATTTTTTGTACGACAAAGTGCAATTGTATGATACACTAAAAAATATCATTCAAGATAAAGGCAGCACCGCAAATCTTACTGAAATTTGGCAAAACCTAAATGGCATCAATAAGCATATGCTGCGCTTTCTCGAAAACCACGATGAACAGCGCATTGCGAGTCCAGATTTTGCTGGTGAAGCGGAAAATGCTATTCCTGCCATGTTACTAAGTGCTACCATGTATAGCGGACCAGTTATGATTTATTTCGGTCAAGAAGTAGGTGAAACTGGTGCCGATGCAGAAGGATTTGGAGGTGAAGATGGCAGAACAACAATCTTCGATTATTGGGGTGTTCCTGCACATCAGAAATGGATGAACGATGGTGCTTTTGACGGTGCACTACTGGATGAAAAACAAAAAGGCTTAAGAAAATTCTATAAAGACTTGCTGAATTTTACGAAGAGCAGTTCAGCAATAGCAAATGGAAAATTTATTGATTTACAGCCTTTAATTAAAGAAGATGAAAGTGGTGTTTCAAATAAATGCTATGTTTATTTAAGAAATTCTACTGAAGAGTCTTTGCTTATTATCAGCAATTTTAGTTCAGATAATAATCATCAAATCTCGCTTTCAATACCTTCCGATCTTTCTGCAATTTTAGATGGAAGTTCTTTTAAATTGCAGCAGGTGCTGGGTGATCCACACGAATTGAATAATAAAAGCTTCAAAACAGGAAATGACTTAGAATTCGATTTGCCTCCACTTGAAGCACTCATTTTCAAATTGACTAAAGATGAATAA
- a CDS encoding O-methyltransferase, translating into MTDKIFTAKHYLNYQLKATNAHGIHSPFVFKLYNEVINSNKYFYAFDDIEDLRIDLLESDSVIEVKDFGAGSKVFKSNQRSVSKMAKYALSDEKTGQMLFRLIEFLKPETIFELGTSLGINTLYLAKAWHKGNVSTFEGCPETLKIAQQNFKKLNVNIKAVEGNIDETLPKALQKNDKVDFVFFDANHRKSATLKYFHACLEKAHENTVFVFDDIYWTKDMGEAWEAIKNHSEVMLSIDLFDLGLVFFRKNQPKQHFLLRF; encoded by the coding sequence GTGACGGACAAAATTTTTACTGCTAAACACTATCTCAACTACCAATTAAAAGCAACAAATGCGCATGGGATCCACTCGCCTTTTGTTTTTAAGTTGTATAATGAAGTTATTAACTCAAATAAGTATTTCTATGCTTTTGATGATATTGAAGACCTTCGTATCGACTTATTAGAAAGTGATTCAGTGATAGAAGTGAAAGACTTTGGCGCAGGTTCTAAGGTTTTTAAATCTAACCAAAGAAGCGTTTCTAAAATGGCAAAATACGCTTTGAGTGATGAAAAAACTGGCCAGATGCTTTTTAGATTAATAGAATTTTTAAAACCAGAAACCATTTTCGAATTAGGCACTTCACTTGGCATTAATACACTTTATCTTGCAAAAGCTTGGCACAAAGGGAATGTAAGCACTTTTGAAGGCTGCCCTGAGACTTTAAAAATTGCTCAACAAAACTTTAAAAAACTTAATGTCAATATTAAAGCGGTAGAAGGCAATATAGATGAGACTCTACCTAAAGCATTACAAAAAAACGATAAGGTAGACTTTGTTTTTTTTGATGCAAACCACAGAAAATCAGCCACACTCAAATACTTTCATGCTTGCTTAGAAAAAGCACATGAAAATACAGTTTTTGTGTTTGATGATATATATTGGACAAAAGATATGGGTGAAGCTTGGGAAGCAATTAAAAATCATTCTGAGGTGATGCTATCCATCGATCTTTTTGATTTAGGATTAGTCTTTTTTAGAAAAAACCAACCAAAACAACATTTTTTGTTACGATTCTGA